The following are encoded in a window of Labrus bergylta chromosome 16, fLabBer1.1, whole genome shotgun sequence genomic DNA:
- the LOC110001073 gene encoding zona pellucida sperm-binding protein 3 — translation METFNLWVSLLLGFLLSEIGLSPSSAVPPQIAESSKHTALKSPSEEPHRVHTVRVSCYPDSLEIVIDADMFGVGAPVNSADIRLGVEQDGYCTAAASSGNEYSILVGLLECGTKHWMTEDSLVYTNLLIYSPEVSPDGLIRMEEAVIPIECHYGRKYSLSSSSIKPTWIPYTSTQAAVETLQFDLRIMTSDWMYERSSNVFHLGMPISIEASVRVGHHMGLRVFVSSCVATLHPDINSAPRYVFLENGCLLDSQLPGSRSHFLPRTQDDKLRLLIDAFRFHNDDRGELYITCHLNAVPVSNTESPDKACTLNNGRWSSADGNDYLCWHCQNQNEVGQIPSKPSSPRAFGPRGFVRPEKPESFWRSTVTSKGWEQEAKVGPLLVLPGKQRSGPLPEDEIPRALLNIGRPVQYGSKWRSGINYRVEKLPDSSTEAEDQTSESNQEKDLKSEADQKDANEDGEVAAPVEELHPAITLESESAEMNTNDTEALSDVLSTDVSATEVTEWTNATTT, via the exons ATGGAGACCTTTAATCTTTGGGTTAGCCTCCTTCTGGGATTCTTATTGTCAGAAATCGGTCTCAGTCCCTCTTCTGCCGTTCCACCTCAGATCGCAGAGAGCTCCAAACACACGGCACTGAAGTCTCCGTCTGAGGAACCGCACCGGGTGCACACGGTTAGGGTGAGCTGCTATCCGGACTCTCTGGAGATCGTCATTGACGCGGACATGTTTGGAGTTGGCGCTCCTGTGAACAGTGCAGACATTCGCCTGGGAGTGGAGCAGGATGGATACTGCACGGCTGCAGCATCTTCAGGAAACGAGTACAGCATCCTTGTTGGACTCCTGGAGTGCGGAACCAAACACTGG ATGACTGAGGACTCTCTGGTCTACACAAACCTCCTCATATACTCTCCTGAGGTGTCTCCTGATGGGCTCATTCGAATGGAAGAGGCTGTGATTCCAATCGAGTGTCACTATGGAAG GAAGTACAGTTTGTCCAGTTCATCTATCAAACCCACCTGGATCCCCTACACGTCCACTCAGGCTGCTGTGGAAACTCTGCAGTTTGACCTGAGAATAATGACAA GTGACTGGATGTATGAGAGAAGCTCTAATGTCTTTCACCTCGGGATGCCTATCAGTATCGAGGCCTCGGTCAGAGTGGGACATCACATGGGGCTCAGAGTGTTTGTGAGCAGCTGTGTGGCCACTCTTCACCCCGACATCAACTCTGCGCCCAGATACGTCTTCTTAGAGAACGG GTGTTTGCTTGACTCTCAGCTTCCAGGTTCAAGGTCTCACTTCTTACCCCGGACTCAGGATGATAAGCTCCGCCTGCTCATTGATGCCTTCAGGTTTCATAATGACGACAGAGGAGAG CTCTACATCACCTGCCACCTGAATGCTGTACCTGTAAGCAACACGGAGTCCCCCGATAAGGCGTGCACGCTCAACAATGGAAG GTGGAGTTCAGCTGATGGCAATGACTACTTGTGTTGGCACTGTCAAAACCAAAATGAAGTGGGACAGATCCCCAGTAAACCCAGCAGCCCACGGGCGTTTGGTCCTCGTGGGTTTGTAAGGCCAGAAAAACCTGAATCCTTCTGGAGGAGCACTGTGACATCCAAAG gtTGGGAACAAGAGGCCAAAGTGGGTCCCTTGCTGGTCCTGCCAGGTAAGCAGAGAAGTGGACCACTACCTGAAGACGAGATCCCTCGTGCTCTCTTAAATATCGGCAGACCTGTGCAGTATGGCAGCAAGTGGAGGAGTGGGATAAACTACAGAGTTG AGAAGCTTCCTGACTCCTCTACAGAAGCTGAGGATCAGACTTCTGAGTCTAACCAGGAAAAAGacttgaaaagtgaagcagacCAAAAAG ATGCCAATGAAGACGGTGAAGTCGCTGCTCCTGTAGAAGAGCTCCACCCTGCGATCACTCTGGAGTCAGAGTCTGCAGAGATGAACACAAACGACACAGAGGCTCTGAGCGACGTCCTCTCCACAGATGTGTCTGCTACAGAAGTGACCGAATGGACGAACGCTACCACAACCTGA
- the LOC110001079 gene encoding uncharacterized protein isoform X1: MKTTAACFLIFIQLFEARAELIFTHLSESQTLQLSWSPQQERGLLTGLHLYHRSARSQTTLLSMAEGCELRVDPMLEGRLQLRGGLDSLQVNVTITHLQPADTGLYMWEQSHRKKKNSSEQIISGAQKVFLLVEGTGQSCQCSPSYAPLLFTVFTAVGLLLLILSWLAVEKCLFVFQVKARPRHRPQPSAPIYEEMTRKQQSAGIAQNNLTPPSHLEEVNFPVYANPNIRQQQDNYYACPRQLALRA; encoded by the exons ATGAAGACGACCGCTGCATGCTTTCTTATTTTCATTCAGCTCTTTGAAG CCCGTGCAGAGCTGATCTTCACACATCTGTCAGAGAGTCAGACCCTGCAGCTCTCCTGGTCCCCTCAGCAGGAGCGCGGCCTCCTGACGGGCCTCCACCTTTACCACCGCAGCGCCCGCAGTCAGACCACCCTGCTGTCGATGGCCGAGGGCTGCGAGCTCAGGGTTGACCCGATGCTGGAGGGCCGTCTGCAGCTCCGTGGAGGACTGGACTCTCTGCAGGTCAATGTCACCATAACACACCTCCAGCCCGCTGATACAGGGCTGTACATGTGGGAGCAGAGccacaggaagaagaagaacagctcTGAGCAGATCATCAGCGGAGCGCAGAAGGTTTTCCTGTTGGTGGAAGGGACAG ggcaGTCATGTCAGTGCTCACCCAGTTACGCTCCTCTGCTCTTCACCGTCTTCACAGCAGTTGGACTCCTCCTGCTCATACTCAGCTGGCTCGCTGTGGAGAAATGT ttgtttgtgtttcaggtgaagGCGAGGCCTCGTCACAGACCTCAACCTTCAGCCCCCATATACGAGGAAATGACAAGGAAGCAGCAGAGTGCCGGAATCGCCCAAAATAACCTGACCCCCCCTTCACACCTGGAGGAAGTCAACTTCCCCGTGTACGCCAACCCAAACATTCGACAACAGCAAGACAACTACTACGCCTGCCCCAGACAGCTCGCCCTCCGAGCCTGA
- the LOC110001077 gene encoding zona pellucida sperm-binding protein 3 — translation MWTSALSVSLLLMTVFVVADTVRPLKEEPIIDCEGREYKFLRANKGKCRETQVKDESTVRVACTESSMIVVVKADLYKTGRLVSAEELFLGEADHSQSSRCRAEAAADSEFIIEAGLQDCGSELTMTEDSVIYSNKLIVSPAVTYQGITRTNPAVVPVSCHYKRTHFVSSISQPILPTPSSPTVTSDFSLRLMNDDWTHETFSTVFFLGDVLHLQASYTGPDSPQRRLLIDSCVATLKPDVTSVPRYYFIQNHGCLTDAKNGGSNTHFRPRTRTNSLELQMDVFLFHQDTRNSIFITCHVKAVADMWRSSFTNKACDHTHSGWENVDGVDDVCRCCDGSCYTTSLTWSDLTNVRPPASKDVAVCGRVMLGPLVIYPIK, via the exons atgTGGACTTCAGCTCTTTCagtctctctgctgctgatgaCAGTATTTGTTGTTGCAGACACCGTCCGACCTCTGAAAGAAGAACCCATAATCGATTGTGAAGGAAGAGAGTATAAATTTTTGAGAGCTAACAAAGGAAagtgcagagaaacacaagtcAAAGATGAATCTACGGTCCGCGTAGCATGCACAGAGTCGAGCATGATCGTGGTGGTGAAGGCTGATCTGTATAAAACTGGACGCCTGGTGTCTGCAGAGGAGCTGTTTTTAGGAGAAGCTGATCACTCTCAGAGCAGTCGGTGCAgagctgaagctgctgctgactCTGAGTTCATCATTGAAGCCGGACTGCAGGACTGTGGCTCTGAACTAACG ATGACTGAAGACTCTGTGATTTACTCCAACAAGCTGATCGTCTCACCTGCTGTCACGTACCAAGGCATCACCAGGACCAACCCTGCTGTAGttcctgtttcctgtcactATAAAAG GACACACTTTGTGAGCAGCATCTCTCAGCCGATACTTCCGACTCCCTCCTCGCCAACAGTGACCTCCGATTTCTCTCTCAGGCTGATGAATG ATGATTGGACACACGAGACGTTCTCCACGGTCTTCTTCCTCGGAGATGTCCTGCACCTGCAGGCGTCTTACACCGGTCCCGATTCTCCACAAAGACGACTGTTGATTGACAGCTGCGTGGCCACTCTGAAACCTGACGTCACATCAGTCCCCAGATACTACTTCATTCAAAACCACGG GTGCCTCACTGATGCAAAAAACGGAggatcaaacacacatttcagacCCAGAACGAGAACTAACTCTCTTGAGCTGCAGATGGATGTTTTCCTGTTTCACCAGGATACGAGGAACTCT ATATTCATCACCTGCCATGTGAAAGCTGTAGCCGACATGTGGAGGAGCAGCTTCACTAACAAGGCCTGTGACCACACACATTCAGG GTGGGAAAATGTGGACGGTGTCGATGATGTGTGTCGATGTTGTGATGGCTCCTGTTACACGACTTCTCTCACATGGAGCGATTTGACAAATGTGAGACCTCCTGCCTCGAAAG ATGTCGCAGTTTGTGGCAGAGTCATGCTCGGCCCTCTCGTCATTTATCCCATCAAGTAG
- the LOC110001079 gene encoding uncharacterized protein isoform X2, whose translation MKTTAACFLIFIQLFEARAELIFTHLSESQTLQLSWSPQQERGLLTGLHLYHRSARSQTTLLSMAEGCELRVDPMLEGRLQLRGGLDSLQVNVTITHLQPADTGLYMWEQSHRKKKNSSEQIISGAQKVFLLVEGTGQSCQCSPSYAPLLFTVFTAVGLLLLILSWLAVEKCVKARPRHRPQPSAPIYEEMTRKQQSAGIAQNNLTPPSHLEEVNFPVYANPNIRQQQDNYYACPRQLALRA comes from the exons ATGAAGACGACCGCTGCATGCTTTCTTATTTTCATTCAGCTCTTTGAAG CCCGTGCAGAGCTGATCTTCACACATCTGTCAGAGAGTCAGACCCTGCAGCTCTCCTGGTCCCCTCAGCAGGAGCGCGGCCTCCTGACGGGCCTCCACCTTTACCACCGCAGCGCCCGCAGTCAGACCACCCTGCTGTCGATGGCCGAGGGCTGCGAGCTCAGGGTTGACCCGATGCTGGAGGGCCGTCTGCAGCTCCGTGGAGGACTGGACTCTCTGCAGGTCAATGTCACCATAACACACCTCCAGCCCGCTGATACAGGGCTGTACATGTGGGAGCAGAGccacaggaagaagaagaacagctcTGAGCAGATCATCAGCGGAGCGCAGAAGGTTTTCCTGTTGGTGGAAGGGACAG ggcaGTCATGTCAGTGCTCACCCAGTTACGCTCCTCTGCTCTTCACCGTCTTCACAGCAGTTGGACTCCTCCTGCTCATACTCAGCTGGCTCGCTGTGGAGAAATGT gtgaagGCGAGGCCTCGTCACAGACCTCAACCTTCAGCCCCCATATACGAGGAAATGACAAGGAAGCAGCAGAGTGCCGGAATCGCCCAAAATAACCTGACCCCCCCTTCACACCTGGAGGAAGTCAACTTCCCCGTGTACGCCAACCCAAACATTCGACAACAGCAAGACAACTACTACGCCTGCCCCAGACAGCTCGCCCTCCGAGCCTGA